In Salvelinus alpinus chromosome 30, SLU_Salpinus.1, whole genome shotgun sequence, a single genomic region encodes these proteins:
- the LOC139559692 gene encoding ATP-dependent zinc metalloprotease YME1L1-like isoform X6, with product MFSLSTTVQPQVTAPLSHLINALQYLKTAVGSSAAAKPQHREHASEQDLQSTEPTWSLRDLGLSDLGVGQLDKLINSILPRLSQQGALSSSSPSQQAWRTSHLSSHSFFHNKHGFSGCKMGTSYPVFCKQIPSPLQAVCTELRYWPVWIQNRGFKTLGKHKRLQAGFERPMESDGFTPSFMKGLLTRDKGMEVETLDTFIKNKNIPDGQQDSFKTGFAEGFLKSQALTQRTQDSLRRTRLVLLVLLLLGLYGLSKTPFLSVRFRTTSGLDSAVDPVHMKNVTFEHVKGVEEAKNELQEVVEFLRSPEKFTVLGGKLPRGVLLVGPPGTGKTLLARAVAGEANVPFYYASGSEFDEMFVGVGASRIRNLFKEAKANAPCVIFIDELDSVGGKRIESPMHPYSRQTINQLLAEMDGFKPNEGVIIIGATNFPEALDNALIRPGRFDMQVTVPKPDVKGRTEILNWYLRKIKVDPDVEAGIIARGTVGFTGADLENLVNQAALKAAVDGKDMVTLKELEFAKDKILMGPERRSVEIDKKNKEITAYHESGHAVVAYYTKDAMPINKATIMPRGPTLGHVESNQVVVSSEGRSKEIGCTLG from the exons ATGTTTTCCTTGTCAACAACAGTCCAACCACAG GTCACTGCCCCCCTGAGTCACCTGATCAATGCCCTCCAATACCTGAAGACCGCAGTGGGCAGCAGCGCCGCTGCTAAACCTCAGCATAGAGAGCATGCCTCGGAACAGGACTTGCAGAGCACAGAG CCCACGTGGAGCCTGAGGGACCTGGGCCTGTCTGACCTGGGCGTGGGGCAGCTGGACAAGCTTATAAACTCTATATTACCACGTCTGAGTCAACAGGGGGCGCTGTCCTCATCCAGCCCCAGCCAACAGGCCTGGaggacctctcacctctcctcacatTCCTTCTTCCACAACAAGCATG GGTTCTCTGGTTGTAAAATGGGCACCTCCTACCCTGTTTTCTGCAAACAGATCCCTTCCCCTCTTCAGGCCGTTTGTACAGAGCTCCGCTATTGGCCAG TGTGGATCCAGAACAGAGGCTTTAAAACTCTAGGGAAACACAAGCGACTGCAGGCAGGCTTTGAGCGTCCCATGGAATCAGATGGCTTTACACCCTCCTTTATGAAG GGCCTCCTGACGCGTGATAAGGGGATGGAGGTGGAAACCTTGGACACGTTTATAAAGAACAAGAATATTCCCGATGGGCAGCAAGATTCTTTCAAGACCGGGTTTGCTGAGGGCTTCCTGAAATCCCAAGCTCTGACACAGCGCACACAAG ACTCTCTGAGGAGGACGAGGCTGGTCCTGCTGGTCCTGCTGCTCCTGGGACTCTACGGCCTCTCCAAGACCCCCTTCCTATCGG TACGATTCCGAACCACATCAGGCCTGGACTCAGCGGTGGACCCTGTCCACATGAAGAATGTGACGTTTGAGCACGTAAAAGGGGTGGAGGAGGCCAAGAATGAGTTGCAGGAGGTGGTGGAGTTCCTCCGGAGCCCAGAGAAGTTCACCGTCCTCGGAGGGAAACTGCCAAGAG gGGTCTTGCTGGTTGGCCCTCCTGGTACTGGGAAGACTCTGTTGGCCAGAGCCGTGGCTGGAGAAGCCAACGTCCCATTTTATTATGCCTCTGGCTCTGAGTTTGATGAGATGTTTGTGGGGGTTGGAGCCAGTCGCATCAGGAACCTCTTCA AGGAAGCCAAAGCAAATGCGCCGTGCGTGATCTTCATTGACGAGTTGGACAGCGTCGGCGGGAAGAGGATCGAGTCTCCCATGCACCCCtactccagacagaccatcaaccAGCTACTGGCTGAGATGGACGG GTTCAAACCAAACGAAGGGGTCATTATCATTGGAGCGACAAACTTCCCTGAGGCTTTGGATAA TGCTCTGATTCGACCGGGACGTTTCGACATGCAGGTCACCGTCCCCAAGCCAGATGTGAAGGGGCGCACAGAGATCCTCAACTGGTACCTTAGGAAGATCAAAGTAGACCCTG ATGTGGAGGCTGGGATCATCgccaggggaacagtgggctTCACCGGGGCCGACCTGGAGAACCTGGTCAACCAAGCGGCTCTGAAGGCGGCGGTGGATGGCAAAGACATGGTGACCCTCAAAGAGCTGGAGTTCGCCAAGGACAAGATCCTCATGG GCCCAGAGAGGAGGAGTGTGGAGATAGACAAAAAGAACAAGGAGATCACGGCGTACCACGAGTCTGGCCACGCTGTCGTGGCGTACTACACCAAGGATGCCATGCCCATCAACAAGGCCACCATCATGCCCAGAGGACCTACGCTGGGTCAT
- the LOC139559691 gene encoding serine/arginine repetitive matrix protein 2-like, whose product MALNQDEIIEGMEIKMEVEEEATNSEVQVDVAGSEEESDKALSNSNPSTPKRGRGRPPKKGSVSKSDKSLSNGNPSTPKRGRGRPPKKGSVSKSDKSLSNGNPSTPKRGRGRPPKKGSVFKSDKSLSNGNPSTPKRGRGRPPKKGSVSKSDNALSNCNPSTPKRGRPKGSVFMKTKMLKVIGLAAACLPRKPVDPSPKKRGRPSKVESIRKILTPDEEEELKKLESQLRPLGRPRIYPRKDSPVTEPRGRGRPRKTEDATKSPIYDGPPRKRGRPPGAANKVKRKAEQDKANSEPPVKRSFHSKEKSEEAGFPPVEESDQEDETGRVDQESEKWKVEYREDPKKPVTPSDPTSFLWASHITPSPKGSVSKLLASPITPKRGRPKGSVSKLLASPITPNRGRPKGSVSKLLASSITPNRGRPKGSVSKLLASPITPNRGRPKGSVSKLLGSPITPNRGRPKGSVSKLLGSPITPNRGRPKGSVSKLLASPITPNRGRPKGSVSKLGASPVTSNRGRPKGSVSKLGDSPITPKRGRPKGSVFTQLKMLKETGKQLRGRPREVVDLSLDKHGRPSIVQLKRGRPKKILTPDEEEELKKLESQLRPLGRPRIYPRKDSPVTEPRGRGRPRKTEDATKSPIYDGSPRKRGRPPGAANKVKRKAEQDKANSEPPVKRSFHSKEKSEEAGFPPVEESDQEDETGRVDQESEKWKVEYREDPKKPVTPSDPTSFLWASHITPSPKGSVSKLLASPITPKRGRPKGSVSKLLASPITPKRGRPKGSVSKLLASPITPKRGRPKGSVSKLLASPIPPKRGRPKGSVSKLLASPITPNRGRPKGSVSKLLASSITPNRGRPKGSVSKLLASSITPNRGRPKGSVSKLLGSPIPPKRGRPKGSVSKLLASPITPNRGRPKGSVSKLLASSITPNRGRPKGSVSKLLASSITPNRGRPKGSVSKLLGSPITPNRGRPKGSVSKLLASPITPKRGRPKGSVFTQLKMLKETGKQLRGRPREVVDLSLDKHGRPSIVQLKRGRPKKILTPDEEEELKKLESQLRPLGRPRIYPRKDSPVTEPRGRGRPRKTEAATKSPIYDGPPRKRGRPPGAANKVKRKAEQDKANSAPVKCYFQSKEKTEEAGFPPVEESDQEDETGRVDEENETGKNIEKSPRSQLPPVTVIALSVP is encoded by the coding sequence ATGGCACTGAACCAGGATGAAATAATAGAAGGAATGGAGATTAAAATGGAAGTGGAAGAAGAGGCAACCAATTCTGAAGTGCAGGTAGATGTTGCTGGCAGTGAAGAGGAGTCAGATAAAGCCTTGTCCAATAGTAACCCCTCAACACCTAAAAGGGGAAGGGGTAGGCCGCCCAAAAAGGGATCAGTCTCCAAGTCAGATAAATCCTTGTCTAATGGTAACCCCTCAACACCTAAAAGGGGAAGGGGTAGGCCGCCCAAAAAGGGATCAGTCTCCAAGTCAGATAAATCGCTGTCTAATGGTAACCCCTCAACACCTAAAAGGGGAAGGGGTAGGCCGCCCAAAAAGGGATCAGTCTTCAAGTCAGATAAATCCTTGTCTAATGGTAACCCCTCAACACCTAAAAGGGGAAGGGGTAGGCCGCCCAAAAAGGGATCAGTCTCCAAGTCAGATAATGCTTTGTCTAATTGTAACCCCTCAACACCTAAGAGAGGTAGGCCTAAAGGATCAGTGTTTATGAAAACCAAGATGCTGAAGGTGATCGGCCTCGCAGCGGCTTGCCTACCCCGAAAACCAGTTGACCCCTCCCCAAAGAAGCGTGGCCGGCCCAGTAAAGTTGAATCGATAAGGAAGATACTAACACCAGATGAGGAAGAAGAGCTAAAGAAACTGGAAAGCCAACTAAGGCCACTCGGAAGGCCGCGTATCTATCCACGCAAGGATTCTCCAGTCACTGAGCCCAGGGGAAGAGGTCGCCCACGCAAGACGGAGGATGCCACCAAGTCCCCCATCTATGATGGTCCCCCACGGAAAAGGGGCCGTCCCCCTGGTGCAGCAAACAAAGTTAAGAGGAAGGCAGAGCAGGATAAGGCCAACAGTGAACCTCCAGTCAAACGCTCCTTCCACTCCAAAGAAAAAAGCGAGGAAGCAGGATTTCCACCAGTGGAAGAAAGTGATCAGGAAGATGAAACCGGGAGGGTGGATCAAGAAAGTGAAAAGTGGAAGGTGGAATATAGAGAAGACCCCAAGAAGCCAGTTACCCCCAGTGACCCCACTAGCTTTCTCTGGGCTAGCCacataacacctagccctaaagGATCGGTCTCCAAGTTACTGGCTAGCCCCATAACACCTAAGAGAGGTAGGCCTAAAGGATCGGTCTCCAAGTTACTGGCTAGCCCCATAACACCTAACAGAGGTAGGCCTAAAGGATCGGTCTCCAAGTTACTGGCTAGCTCCATAACACCTAACAGAGGTAGGCCTAAAGGATCGGTCTCCAAGTTACTGGCTAGCCCCATAACACCAAACAGAGGTAGGCCTAAAGGATCGGTCTCCAAGTTACTGGGTAGCCCCATAACACCTAACAGAGGTAGGCCTAAAGGATCGGTCTCCAAGTTACTGGGTAGCCCCATAACACCTAATAGAGGTAGGCCTAAAGGATCGGTCTCCAAGTTACTGGCTAGCCCCATAACACCTAACAGAGGTAGGCCTAAAGGATCGGTCTCCAAGTTAGGGGCTAGCCCCGTAACATCTAACAGAGGTAGGCCTAAAGGATCGGTCTCCAAGTTAGGGGATAGCCCCATAACACCTAAGAGAGGTCGGCCGAAAGGATCCGTGTTTACGCAACTCAAGATGCTGAAGGAGACGGGCAAGCAGCTGCGAGGCCGACCTCGAGAAGTGGTTGACCTCTCCCTTGATAAGCATGGCCGGCCCAGTATAGTTCAATTGAAAAGGGGTAGGCCAAAGAAGATACTAACACCAGATGAGGAAGAAGAGCTAAAGAAACTGGAAAGCCAACTAAGGCCACTCGGAAGGCCGCGTATCTATCCACGCAAGGATTCTCCAGTCACTGAGCCCAGGGGTAGAGGTCGCCCACGCAAGACGGAGGATGCCACCAAGTCCCCCATCTATGATGGTTCCCCACGGAAAAGGGGCCGTCCCCCTGGTGCAGCAAACAAAGTTAAGAGGAAGGCAGAGCAGGATAAGGCCAACAGTGAACCTCCAGTCAAACGCTCCTTCCACTCCAAAGAAAAAAGCGAGGAAGCAGGATTTCCACCAGTGGAAGAAAGTGATCAGGAAGATGAAACCGGGAGGGTGGATCAAGAAAGTGAAAAGTGGAAGGTGGAATATAGAGAAGACCCCAAGAAGCCAGTTACCCCCAGTGACCCCACTAGCTTTCTCTGGGCTAGCCacataacacctagccctaaagGATCGGTCTCCAAGTTACTGGCTAGCCCCATAACACCTAAGAGAGGTAGGCCTAAAGGATCGGTCTCCAAGTTACTGGCTAGCCCCATAACACCTAAGAGAGGTAGGCCTAAAGGATCGGTCTCCAAGTTACTGGCTAGCCCCATAACACCTAAGAGAGGTAGGCCTAAAGGATCGGTCTCCAAGTTACTGGCTAGCCCCATACCACCTAAGAGAGGTAGGCCTAAAGGATCGGTCTCCAAGTTACTGGCTAGCCCCATAACACCTAACAGAGGTAGGCCTAAAGGATCGGTCTCCAAGTTACTGGCTAGCTCCATAACACCTAACAGAGGTAGGCCTAAAGGATCGGTCTCCAAGTTACTGGCTAGCTCCATAACACCTAACAGAGGTAGGCCTAAAGGATCGGTCTCCAAGTTACTGGGTAGCCCCATACCACCTAAGAGAGGTAGGCCTAAAGGATCGGTCTCCAAGTTACTGGCTAGCCCCATAACACCTAACAGAGGTAGGCCTAAAGGATCGGTCTCCAAGTTACTGGCTAGCTCCATAACACCTAACAGAGGTAGGCCTAAAGGATCGGTCTCCAAGTTACTGGCTAGCTCCATAACACCTAACAGAGGTAGGCCTAAAGGATCGGTCTCCAAGTTACTGGGTAGCCCCATAACACCTAATAGAGGTAGGCCTAAAGGATCGGTCTCCAAGTTACTGGCTAGCCCCATAACACCTAAGAGAGGTCGGCCGAAAGGATCCGTGTTTACGCAACTCAAGATGCTGAAGGAGACGGGCAAGCAGCTGCGAGGCCGACCTCGAGAAGTGGTTGACCTCTCCCTTGATAAGCATGGCCGGCCCAGTATAGTTCAATTGAAAAGGGGTAGGCCAAAGAAGATACTAACACCAGATGAGGAAGAAGAGCTAAAGAAACTGGAAAGCCAACTAAGGCCACTCGGAAGGCCGCGTATCTATCCACGCAAGGATTCTCCAGTCACTGAACCCAGGGGAAGAGGTCGCCCACGCAAGACGGAGGCTGCCACCAAGTCCCCCATCTATGATGGTCCCCCACGGAAAAGGGGCCGTCCCCCTGGTGCAGCAAACAAAGTTAAGAGGAAGGCAGAGCAGGATAAGGCCAACAGTGCTCCAGTCAAATGCTACTTTCAGTCCAAAGAAAAAACAGAGGAAGCAGGATTTCCACCAGTGGAAGAAAGTGATCAGGAAGATGAAACGGGGAGGGTGGATGAAGAAAATGAAACAGGGAAGAATATAGAGAAGTCACCAAGAAGCCAGTTACCCCCAGTGACTGTAATAGCTTTATCGGTGCCATAA